The genomic segment tacacacacacatctgcagctGCTACTGTATTTTATGGACATTCTCCTTACCACTTACTTCTCTGTGTTCAGCAAACTTTGCCAAAAACATGGATTTAGCAGGGACAGGGAGGTTGTGGATTCATATTTTAAGATCAAGCATTTGTGTTGGCAAAACTTACCATCTCGTATGTCAGGACTTACCAAAGGCAACTGAGAAATGATTCATAATATTGGTCATCGTTGTGTATTCTACCTGAAAAGCATTTTCCCCAGAGTGACATTACCAGACAGTCAAGAGAACGCAAATGTATTCTGGCTTTCACGTTTGCAAaagtatgcttgtgtgtgcgtgcatgtgtattctCCATTGAAACAAATTTGAATATCATGTATAACGTTTGCATTTGCCATAAGAACTGTAGTGTAAGTATTGTGAAAATAATGATGGGTGTTGATGATTTGATTTATATTCAAAAGTTTTATATTGATTATATTTATATCATTAGTATATAATCATATTGACTATGATCATAATTGGTATTATATTAATCAGGGTGCTTTTCATTACTATGTGCATTTGTTATCAGAAgagagtttttcttcttctttttcatcaaaaTAAACATACTAAATCAGTATGTTTGTGCTTTCTGTcagacactgcactacactacttaACATGTATTTTGCTGAGTGTGGTATGATTCTGTGTGGTAATAATGATGCTGGGAGTTGTAGATCCCTGTTATTGTTTCAAGTGTTAAGAAACTGAATTTTTCACCTTTAGCCTACGCATATACAACTGTACAcggcatgcagacacacacacacacaggctggcaCGCATGAACATGCACGTTCATCCCCCTGTCTGTTTTCgtgcaagccttgacactttttgactcacttgtgtaaacaaagtgagtctatgttttaacccggtgttcggttgtctgtgtgtgtgtgtccgtggtaaattttaacattgacattttctctgcaaatactttgtcagttgacaccaaattaggcataaaaataggaaaaattcagttctttccagtcatcttgtttaaaacaatattgcacctgtctgggatgggcacacacacacaaaaaaaaaaagaaaaaaaagaaaaaaaaagaagcctaattatatgcaaactgcatgttttttgtattctctaaacttggcactttgatctgatattctgacccaacaacaaaagcagtcattattatcattttttgttcaaacaggaacttcttttgctaagcatggaagttttatttattttgcaaacgttttggtgcagatagtaaagaagggaaattactctgtaattaatgctaggggacttaatttgctttaaactgatctttctcatcttaaacattacattttgaaattatactcaatacataaaaagcttggattttttttaaagtgtatcacaagtgagtcttgaaggccttgcctctcttgtctgcagtctgtgatgtactatctgtgctattTTGCTCTGGCGAGTAGGTTGTGAGATTGCAAACACTGAGATGTACACtagctgtccattttgcagtgtGATTTGAAATATggcctttttaatgtattttttgtttggctttgaagtattgttgtttttttcttcttccttttttttaaatgattttttgtaatctggggatgataaatcaagcggaagggctgacgttCTCAGCacggcctaatcttatttgccctaaggagctgaaTACTTAAgaaaatgtgtcatgaactgtgttttgtagatttatctcaatatatatatatatatatatatatttatttatatttaaaatatgtgacagttttgtgtttaatgagGTTGGGCAATTTTTGTagtcctgatatggctctgtgcggtcggctggactacaagcaacaatgatgataataatgtacacgCACACGAAGTTGACTGGTGTCAATATTTGTCACTTTTCCCTGTTGCAACTCCCAGAATGGGGAAAACAGAATAATGACACACTGAATGTcttgatgaattaaaaaaaaaaaaaaaaaaaggattgtacTTGGTCTCTAGTTTTTGGTTCAGCATTTGTTTGGGAATTCAGTCCAAACAGAAGACAGGTGGAAATAATCAGATCTTCATGTAAATTATATAGATTCAAAATTGGATTAAATTTCCAGTAGAACTGCCTTTCTTAAGCCAAGACATTGTGAAGAcaggtaattatatatatatatatatatatatatatatattgtaaccaTACAGTTTTTTTTAAGCATCACATGGGTGCATTGTCTACAGTGATTTGCATTTGTATGACGGTAATCAAAGTTTGGAGAACAAGAAATGTCTGTGTTTCATGTGCTCCGATTTAAAATTTGCTTTTTGTAGAAatgtttattttatattattattcacATTTTATGTTGATTTTCCGTACTAGTAATCAGAATTATAAGAATAAAATTGATTTTCACTAATTCAAGAGATTTTCATTGTTTTAGTGTTTGTTTCACTGTATGTGTATcaaagtgtacgtgtgtgtgtatgtgtgtgtgtgtgtaaatcaagtcaaaacgatctttattgagggtaaaagaataaatgcacacacacacacacacacacacacacacatatatatatatatatagagagagagagagagagagagagagtcgatgaGCCCATCTATGAGCAACTCGATCAACATCACGCACGCAGCTCTTAACGCCAACAATGAAAGTAAGGAGTGGTTTATTGGTTCTTCGTTGGTACGAGACCATGATTTTAACATAGTTCAAGCTACCTTCAGATCCAGTTTTAAAgacaggtacatacatacatacacacacacactcgcgcgcacattcATCCCACACAACAGAAACGTattcacgtgcacacgcacacacacacacacacacagggatggtaAACTCTTTATTATCAGCTGACGACCCGCGTGAGTGATCCTTCCTTACATCCCTTCGGACTTACACCCCTTGTCCCCAAAACTTCCCTGCTTGAGATTATTACATCAACAGTGATCGGTATTAAATAGTCCTGCACAAGTTTTCGCctgtaaagttaaaaaaaaaaaaaaaaaaaaaaaaaaaaaatccgacagGGCTTAAAGATAGTTCAATATGATGAGCTCCAAACAGCTAAAAAGAACCCGCAGGGCTCTTTAGTGTTTTTGGGGGGATGCCCCAATTTCATATGGGAAGGCTCCAAAATCATTTGGTGGGCTCCAATTTAATTTGATTTTCAAAATCTATTTATCTAAtactgtgtacccccccccctccccctccccaaatttAACCTTGTGGGCACCCGAACGACTGACTATACCAGAAGGTTCCAAACAGATCTGACGCAGTGCGTCTGAAGCAATTTAGCTATGTAGGTTCTTGGTGTTTTAATATGGCAGTAACCAAACATGTTATCCCGGTGTACTGTAAACGGTTTAACCCGAAGGACTTCTAGCAATTTCATTTGCTCTGTtataacaaaaaccaaaccaaaccaaaccaaaaaaacgaaacaaaaccaaaccaaaccaaaccaaaaaaaaaaaaaaaaaaaaaaaaaaaaaaaaaagagagaaaaactgacCGATACGGTCCAAGCGCCTTTTCTTTGAATTCTGAGAAAATAACTGAGTATGCACCCAAGGAGTTAAAGAAAatttatttgatatatttaaaaaaaatcaaaaaatctaaTTTTtggtatttaaaaaacaacaaccaagtgaCCTCCACCCAAGAAATGTTGTCAATTAGAAAAGACAGGTTTTAGTGACTTTCATTCAAGCAGTCTCTCACTGCTGATACAGCTGAAGCCATAGATATCACTATGATATAATTAGATATACATAAACAACTCAGTGCTTCCTATACTGTCAAttcttaccccaccccacccctctgtcacAACCCCCTTCCTTTCACgacgccccacccccttcctccccctcccagcTCTCAGGACGTCACGACAGCCGGCTCATCTTTCTTCCCGTCCGCCTGGTTGTTTTTCTTGGCGTCCTCCTGCGCCGGGGATTCGGCCACGTCGCCTATCTTGTCCGTGTCCTTCGCCGCCTTCTGCGCACCCTCCTGCGCGGCCTTGGCGTTGCCCGAGGGGCCGGGCTTGTCCGTCTCCTCTGCGGACTGCTTCTGGAGCCAGGGGTGGGCGATGATCTGAGGAAGAGTGTAGCGGCGGTTGACGTTGACCTCCAGGATGTGGCGGATGAGGTCCTTGGCCTCTGCCGACACCACCTTGGACTTGGAGAAGCCAACCTTGCGCTCCAGCTGGTCCTTGATCATCTTCTTGATGTTGGAGTCGTCGTAGGGCATGGAGGCGCACAcctgtggggggttgggggtggagcaaggtggtacaatggttaggacgcttatctgccaatacagtgtccgtgagggtctgggctcaaatcccagtctcgccctttctctcccaaaatttgactggaaagtcaaactgaatGTCTAGTCAATCGGGtgtgagtcgataaaccgaggtgccgcgtgcgtcatgcacttggcgcactgaaaatgaacccatggcaacaaaagtattgtcctctggtaaaattctgcagcagaaaatccaccctgataggtgcacaaaatTAACATTTCTGTGTGCACTCAAGTCCTTATAAAGCACGTTGAGTTATggtgctggtcgggcatctgccaagcagacgtggTGTGGCGTGTTATGGGTttgcccgaaaaaaaaaaagacctccgTGAGAGAAAGAAACTGTGGCGGTGGTGGCAGTGTTGGGAAAAGACtttagagaagtgtgtgtgtgggggggggggggggggggagaggtagggggtgtTGGGAAAAGACTTTAgagaagtgtgtgggggggtgggggtggggagtgttgggAAAAGACTTTAGAGAAGTGTGAGTGTTAGAGGTAGGggttgggaggcggggggggggggggggttgctgggaaaagaaaggtgtgagtgtgtgggggtggaggttaggAGAGCTTAGAGAACAAACGAGCTGAAATCTTCGGTGAGGGTAGCTTGTCTAcgtctgtttttttattttttctcaaggcctgactaagcgcgttgggttacgcaggtatgcttgccagatgtggtgtagcgtatatggatttgaccgaacgcagtgatgcctccttgagctactgatactgatactatggtCTGTAATGTGGTCTGTACCCctgggtgttgatgtctgtggTATGGTCTGTACGCCTGGGTATTGATGTCTGTTATGGTCTGTACGCCTGGGTATTGATGTCTGTTATGGTCTGTACGCCTGGGTATTGATGTCTGTTATGGTCTGTGGTATGGTCTGTACGTctgggtgttgatgtctgttaCGGTCTGTGATATGGTCTGTACCCTTGGGTgttgatgtatgtggtgtggtctgtacccctgggtgttgatgtctgttatgGTCTGTACCCCTGGGGGTTGATGTCTGTTACGGTCTGTGATATGGTCTGTACCCTTGGGTGTTGATGTATGTGGTGTAGTCTGTACCCctgggtgttgatgtctgttatggtctgtggtatgtctgtacCCTTGGGTCTTGATGTCTGTTATGGTCTGTACGCctgggtgttgatgtctgttatggtctgtacccctgggtgttgatgtctgttatgGTCTGTACCCTTGGGTCTTGATGTCTGTTATGGTCTGTACGTctgggtgttgatgtctgttactgtctgtgaTATGGTCTGTACCCTTGGGTGTTGATGTATGTGGTGTAGTCTGTACCCctgggtgttgatgtctgttatgGTCTGTACGCctgggtgttgatgtctgttatggtctgtacccctgggtgttgatgtctgttatgGTCTGTACTCctgggtgttgatgtctgttatgGTCTGTACCActgggtgttgatgtctgttatggtctgtacccctgggtgttgatgtctgttactgtctgtgaTATGGTCTGTACCCTTGGGTGTTGATGTATGTGGTATGTCTGTACCCctgggtgttgatgtctgttatgGTCTGTACGCctgggtgttgatgtctgttatgGTCTGTACCActgggtgttgatgtctgttatggtctgtacccctgggtgttgatgtctgttactgtctgtgaTATGGTCTGTACCCTTGGGTGTTGATGTATGTGGTATGTCTGTACCCctgggtgttgatgtctgttatgGTCTGTACGCctgggtgttgatgtctgttatggtctgtacccctgggtgttgatgtctgttatgGTCTGTACGCctgggtgttgatgtctgttaCGGTCTGTGATATGGTCTGTACCCTTGGGTGTTGATGTATGTGGTATGTCTGTACCCctgggtgttgatgtctgttatgGTCTGTACTCctgggtgttgatgtctgttatgGTCTGTGGTAAGGTCTGTACGCctgggtgttgatgtctgttgtGGTCCGTACCCctgggtgttgatgtctgttatgGTCTGTACGCctgggtgttgatgtctgttatggtctgtacccctgggtgttgatgtctgttatgGTCTGTACGCctgggtgttgatgtctgttaCGGTCTGTGATATGGTCTGTACCCTTGGGTGTTGATGTATGTGGTATGTCTGTACCCctgggtgttgatgtctgttatgGTCTGTACTCctgggtgttgatgtctgttatgGTCTGTGGTAAGGTCTGTACGCctgggtgttgatgtctgttatggtctgtacccctgggtgttgatgtctgttatggtctgtacccctgggtgttgatgtctgttatggtctgtacccctgggtgttgatgtctgttatgGTCTGTACGCctgggtgttgatgtctgttatggtctgtacccctgggtgttgatgtctgttatggtctgtacccctgggtgttgatgtctgttatggtctgtacccctgggtgttgatgtctgttatgGTCTGTGGTATGGTCTGTACCCctgggtgttgatgtctgttatgGTCTGTGGTATGGTCTGTACCCctgggtgttgatgtctgttatgGTCTGTGGTATGGTCTGTACCCctgggtgttgatgtctgttgtGGTCTGTGGTAAGGTCTGTACGCctgggtgttgatgtctgttatgGTCTGTGGTACGGTCTGTACGCCTgggtgttgatgtttgttgtggtctGTAATatgatctgtatgtctgtgctgaTGTCTGTTATGATCTGTGACATGGTCTGTATGCCTGGGTGTTGTCTGTTATGGTCTGTGATATacttttcatgcttttttttcttctttgtctgtcacacactcgGATGGTACTGGTGTGGAAGGGGATGGGGAACATTTTACGTAACTagaaggggcgtgtgtgtgtgtgtgggggggggggggggggggggggggggaggggggggtgcagggggtggatGAGTTCtgtacgtttgtgtgtttttgccTGTAATGGTTTGTGATTACCATCTATGTTTGCACATTCCTCTGTCTTCCTGACACTTAAGTGGTGAGTGGGGGGCAAGGGAGCTGATGAAGTTGACAGGggttggtgggtgatggtggtggtttgtacctctgtgtgtgtgtgtgtgtgtgtgtgtgtgtgtgtgtgcgcgcgcgcgcacgttgttttacatacatgcatacacgcagtGTGGAGGTTTGCTGTGTGGGCTGGTACAGTGCCTCGACCTTGACCGTACTTACACCTTGACTGCTTCATGTTCTTATATAACACCTTGACTGTACTAATACAGGAGACCTTCAAGGCAACTTACTGACTGTAAAAGAAATTAATGCagtgcaacagaacacaatacaacacaatgcatgacACACAAGATGGCCTTCCGGCAAGGCAACTGACTGACCATTACAAAatttaatgcaatacaatacaatacaacacaatacaatacaatacacgagaCACAAGCGGGCCTTCCGGCAAGGCAACTGACTCAGCATGACAAAAAataatgctatacaatacaatacaatgtaatacaatacaacactacacaatacaatgcaatacaacacaatacaatacatgacacACGAGAGGGCCTTCTGGCAAAGCAACTGTGGGTCCATGACAAAatttaatgcaatacaatacaatacaatacaacacaataaaatgcaacacaatacaatacgatacaatacaataaaatgcctcacaacacaacacaatacaatacaatgcacgaCACACGAGAGGATCTTCCGGCAAGGCAACTGAGTAAccatgacaaaaaaaataatgcaatgccataaaatacaacacaataaaatgcaacacaatataatacaatgcaatacaacacaacacaatacaatacaataaacacaaagaAAGGCCTACTGGCAAGGCCACTGGCTGACCATGACAAAAattaatgcaacacaatactacacaacacagcacaacacaacacaggattaCACAACAGCCCACACAAGAAGGGGCCTTTTGGCATGGCAAATGAAGGTCCATGACAAAactgaatgcaatacaatacaattcaacacaaaacaacacaacacaatacaatacgatataatacaatacaatacaatacaatacacgacaCACGAGAGGATCTTCCAGCAAGGCAATCGAGTGACCATGACAAAAATtaatactatgcaatgcaatacaatgccatacaacacaacacagtacgatacaacacaatacacgacACAGGAAAGGGCCTCCCTGCAAGGCCACTGACTGACCATAACAAAAATTCATGCAATGCAACAGaaaacaacgcaatacaacgcaacacaatataacacagtacgatacaacacaatacacgacACATAAGAATGGCCACTGACTGACCATGACAAAAACGaacgcagcacaatacaacgcaatacactacaagtacaatacacaacacacaagagGGGCATTCCGGGAAATAACTTACCGACCATGACAACATTTAATGCAATACCatgcaaaaaacacaaaacacgacacgttacaatacaatacaatacaacaatacaatacaatacaatacaacacacgccCAACAAGAAGGGCCTCCCGGCAAGGCCACCCACGGGCTGACCCACTGACCATGATGTAAAGGATGACCCCCATGGCCCAGATGTCGTGCAGGGGAGGGAAGTAGCTGATGCCTTGCAGGATCTCGGGCGCGGCGTAGGCGGCGCTGCCACAGAACGTCTTGCTCAGCGTGTTGGGACTTGGGTCCTCGTAGTA from the Babylonia areolata isolate BAREFJ2019XMU chromosome 21, ASM4173473v1, whole genome shotgun sequence genome contains:
- the LOC143296240 gene encoding testis-specific serine/threonine-protein kinase 2-like, with the protein product MSSAVKDFARSDDEVYLKKLGYSIGTTIGEGSYAKVKSAYSESLQKRVAMKIINRKKAPKDFKEKFLPRELDILKHVNHPNVIKMYEILEFESKIYIVMEHAGHGDLLEYIKLRGAVPEDKARAMFTQLCQAVIYLHQSMIAHRDLKCENLLLDYHNNIKVSDFGFARYYEDPSPNTLSKTFCGSAAYAAPEILQGISYFPPLHDIWAMGVILYIMVCASMPYDDSNIKKMIKDQLERKVGFSKSKVVSAEAKDLIRHILEVNVNRRYTLPQIIAHPWLQKQSAEETDKPGPSGNAKAAQEGAQKAAKDTDKIGDVAESPAQEDAKKNNQADGKKDEPAVVTS